A genomic window from Synechococcus sp. WH 8016 includes:
- a CDS encoding nuclear transport factor 2 family protein, protein MDSDRLKALFTKPYGKPAPTESQWRELYDEQVCFQDPTQERHGIDAYIAAQDGLMKRCDDIYLVPGAIAINENIAFIEWEMGLKIKGIEFIYPGASRLELNSDGKVISHRDYFDFVGPTFGPVPVLGGFVRWLYKRFVD, encoded by the coding sequence ATGGATTCCGACCGTTTAAAAGCACTGTTTACGAAACCATATGGAAAACCAGCCCCAACGGAGTCTCAATGGAGAGAGTTGTATGACGAACAAGTTTGTTTTCAAGATCCAACGCAGGAGCGTCATGGCATTGATGCCTATATCGCAGCACAAGATGGGTTAATGAAGCGTTGCGATGACATCTATCTTGTGCCTGGTGCCATCGCCATCAATGAAAATATTGCTTTTATTGAGTGGGAAATGGGATTGAAAATTAAGGGCATTGAGTTTATTTATCCCGGTGCTTCTCGGTTAGAACTAAACTCTGACGGAAAAGTTATCAGTCATAGAGATTACTTTGATTTCGTTGGCCCCACCTTTGGTCCTGTACCTGTACTTGGAGGGTTTGTACGCTGGCTTTACAAGCGATTTGTGGACTAA
- a CDS encoding chlorophyll a/b-binding protein, producing MSRQNFQYEPLEAFGEGLTTKRPWNQGSLGFVERLNGRVAMLGFMAAIIGELISGHGPAGQVAAVIRWYLSL from the coding sequence TTGTCACGCCAAAATTTCCAGTACGAACCTTTGGAAGCTTTCGGCGAGGGTCTGACCACGAAACGCCCATGGAATCAAGGATCTCTGGGTTTTGTTGAGCGTCTCAACGGGCGTGTGGCGATGTTGGGTTTTATGGCTGCGATCATTGGTGAATTGATCAGCGGTCATGGACCTGCAGGCCAAGTTGCAGCCGTTATCCGCTGGTACTTATCCCTGTAA
- a CDS encoding SOS response-associated peptidase codes for MCGRFALTADALQLPEVLRERMSDVHLARYAPRQLIRPSEPVLGLRREECKTEAALMLWGLIPSWAKDPSSGPRPINARSETVADKTSFRAAWRHRRCLIPATGFFEKNYFVSRLDQRSFWIAGLWERWLGSDGSELDTCTILTTAPNALIQPLHDRMPVLIPDGLEEAWLAVADGHDLRALEPLLMGWDPQGWKVDPIQRRRNEPSPSSIQGSLFEIN; via the coding sequence ATGTGTGGTCGTTTTGCCCTTACTGCCGATGCTCTTCAGCTCCCGGAGGTTCTACGGGAGCGGATGTCTGATGTGCATCTCGCGCGCTACGCGCCCCGGCAGCTCATACGCCCTTCTGAACCCGTGTTGGGATTGCGTCGAGAGGAGTGCAAAACCGAAGCGGCGCTCATGCTTTGGGGGTTGATCCCTTCCTGGGCGAAAGACCCCTCTAGTGGACCTAGACCCATCAATGCTCGCTCTGAGACTGTTGCTGACAAAACAAGCTTCAGAGCGGCTTGGCGCCATCGGCGATGTTTAATCCCAGCCACTGGATTTTTCGAGAAAAATTATTTTGTAAGCCGTCTTGATCAACGTTCCTTTTGGATCGCTGGATTGTGGGAACGCTGGCTTGGTTCGGATGGGAGTGAACTTGATACCTGCACGATTCTCACCACTGCGCCGAATGCTCTCATTCAACCCCTGCATGATCGAATGCCTGTGTTAATTCCGGATGGTCTGGAAGAGGCGTGGTTAGCCGTCGCTGATGGGCATGACCTAAGGGCTTTAGAACCACTCCTGATGGGTTGGGATCCTCAAGGTTGGAAGGTGGACCCCATTCAACGGCGCAGGAATGAGCCCTCTCCATCGTCCATTCAGGGCTCGCTCTTTGAGATCAACTGA
- a CDS encoding DoxX family protein has product MLRILATKPFLSDFGILILRVFTGTLLIHHGYEKLANIENFADAFVRPLHLPFPILLSYIAAFSEVIGSWLLITGFLTRFGALAIMGTISVAIYHAIITAGFNIYLLELLGLYFASAVAILAMGPGRLAIDELIVRRFSPELEREQSGPIDTVISDGVA; this is encoded by the coding sequence GTGCTGAGAATTCTCGCGACAAAACCGTTCCTCTCCGATTTTGGAATTTTGATTCTGAGAGTCTTCACTGGAACACTTCTCATCCATCATGGATATGAGAAGTTGGCAAATATCGAAAATTTTGCTGACGCATTCGTGCGTCCTCTCCACCTTCCTTTCCCCATTCTCCTTTCTTACATCGCAGCGTTTTCCGAGGTTATTGGGAGCTGGTTGTTGATTACGGGATTTCTGACGCGCTTTGGTGCCCTTGCGATCATGGGCACGATTTCGGTCGCCATCTATCACGCCATCATTACTGCCGGTTTCAATATCTATCTCTTGGAATTATTAGGTCTTTACTTTGCTTCGGCCGTTGCAATTCTGGCCATGGGTCCTGGACGCTTAGCCATCGATGAATTGATTGTTCGTCGCTTTAGTCCAGAGCTAGAACGTGAGCAATCCGGTCCAATCGATACAGTGATTTCCGACGGCGTCGCTTAA
- a CDS encoding GNAT family N-acetyltransferase, translated as MGCLDIRELESDQIPIVTDWSRREGFAPGLGDIEIYRHTDRQGLWIAWLDHEPIGCIAGVRYNPDYGFIGLYLVVPHQRGHGYGQQLWKHALDHLSDLTCIGLEAAPARILDYAGWGFESSSLTTRWRCFNEGHAVDLRGELPTGLHVVEGSHIPSEAVQLYDAQREPSPRPHFLADWLGHPSGQVLALLDENGNCHGFGRIRPCLLQDGEGWRIGPLLADSPGLAVYLIQKLQQRHPGVLLIDTPGFNVAAKGLMADLGFKTESETMRMYRGDLPKQALDDVFALACLELG; from the coding sequence ATGGGGTGTCTTGATATTCGCGAATTGGAGTCAGATCAGATTCCAATCGTGACCGACTGGTCTCGTCGTGAGGGATTTGCTCCAGGTCTTGGAGATATAGAGATTTATCGGCACACGGATCGTCAAGGCTTGTGGATTGCCTGGCTTGATCATGAGCCGATTGGATGCATTGCAGGCGTCCGGTATAACCCAGATTACGGATTTATTGGCCTGTATCTCGTCGTGCCCCATCAGAGAGGTCACGGGTATGGCCAACAGCTTTGGAAGCATGCTCTCGATCACCTTTCCGATCTCACCTGCATTGGATTGGAGGCAGCGCCTGCTCGAATCTTGGACTATGCGGGATGGGGATTTGAATCATCTTCGTTAACCACCCGTTGGCGTTGCTTCAACGAGGGCCACGCCGTCGACTTGAGGGGGGAACTTCCAACCGGTTTGCATGTGGTGGAGGGCAGCCATATTCCCTCAGAGGCTGTTCAGCTGTACGACGCCCAACGAGAGCCCAGTCCTAGGCCTCATTTCCTTGCTGATTGGCTTGGACATCCGTCGGGTCAAGTTCTTGCTCTCCTGGATGAGAACGGAAACTGTCATGGTTTTGGTCGCATTCGCCCATGCCTTTTGCAAGACGGTGAAGGCTGGCGCATCGGTCCCCTGCTCGCCGATTCCCCTGGGTTAGCCGTGTATCTGATTCAAAAACTTCAGCAACGCCATCCAGGGGTGCTGTTGATCGATACCCCTGGTTTCAACGTTGCTGCGAAGGGGCTCATGGCAGATCTGGGTTTTAAGACTGAGTCAGAAACCATGCGGATGTATCGAGGTGATCTGCCGAAACAGGCTTTAGATGATGTGTTTGCTCTTGCCTGTTTGGAATTGGGTTGA
- a CDS encoding fatty acid desaturase, with protein sequence MVCLSLNLESLPLATLIPLVLLRTFVQTGLFIIGHDAMHGILAPKRLKLNHCIGAVALILYAGLSYRRCKSNHALHHLKAETERDPDYQSHPDHSVLRWFWDFMSRYMNAGALTILALFWMALTILNPSTDQQAVLSVSVFCALPLILSALQLFFVGTWFPHHLNKNNPNRQTPRSLTIHPLLSFAACYHFGYHREHHLSPSTPWFDLPRLRQRSPLSQTA encoded by the coding sequence GTGGTTTGCCTGTCATTAAATCTTGAATCTTTGCCGCTTGCAACACTCATTCCACTGGTTTTGTTGAGAACTTTTGTTCAAACAGGTTTGTTCATTATTGGCCACGATGCCATGCATGGAATTCTTGCGCCCAAAAGATTAAAACTCAATCATTGCATTGGAGCTGTAGCACTCATTCTTTATGCGGGTCTCAGTTATCGACGTTGCAAAAGCAATCATGCTCTCCATCACTTAAAGGCGGAAACAGAGCGCGATCCTGATTACCAAAGCCACCCAGATCATTCCGTTTTGAGATGGTTTTGGGATTTCATGAGTCGGTATATGAATGCCGGAGCCCTCACGATTTTGGCTTTGTTTTGGATGGCACTCACCATTCTCAACCCTTCAACGGATCAACAAGCCGTTTTATCCGTTTCTGTGTTCTGTGCCCTCCCTTTAATCCTGAGCGCTCTGCAACTCTTTTTCGTTGGAACCTGGTTTCCCCATCACCTCAATAAAAACAACCCCAACCGTCAGACACCAAGGAGTTTGACGATCCACCCATTGCTCTCGTTCGCAGCTTGCTATCACTTTGGATATCATCGCGAACATCACCTATCACCGTCCACCCCCTGGTTTGATCTTCCGCGTTTGCGTCAACGATCCCCATTGAGTCAGACGGCCTGA
- a CDS encoding sulfite exporter TauE/SafE family protein gives MVPWWDIPLLISLGLLAGGLAGLLGIGGGLIFAPVLLWLNLPPHQALATSSFAIVPTALAGTIVHLQSGSLPTRSALAIGLAGFGSAFLFGGLGGLAAGWVLLAMQTAVYVLLAFSIKEPPQAEEEAGEEENKENEEEKEPLCLETEETSAPLLAGVGCIAGWTAGMLGLGGGLVLVPLMSGPFSVPIHQAIRLSTVAVLCSASAASLQFLHEGRGIPWMGLTLGSVAALAAQWTARRLDLFDSAVLVRCLRGLAIVLAVDSSRRAIQLVLSQPHLFMH, from the coding sequence GTGGTGCCTTGGTGGGATATTCCGCTCTTGATCAGCCTCGGACTCTTGGCAGGAGGGTTGGCTGGATTGTTAGGAATCGGCGGTGGTCTCATTTTTGCACCGGTTTTGCTCTGGCTCAACCTGCCTCCTCATCAAGCGCTCGCCACTAGCAGCTTTGCCATTGTCCCCACAGCTCTAGCAGGGACAATCGTGCATCTTCAAAGTGGAAGCCTGCCAACACGATCAGCCCTAGCCATCGGCTTAGCAGGATTCGGATCAGCATTTTTATTTGGAGGGCTTGGTGGCCTTGCCGCTGGATGGGTGCTGTTGGCAATGCAAACAGCGGTCTATGTGTTGTTGGCTTTTTCTATCAAAGAGCCGCCTCAAGCTGAGGAAGAAGCTGGGGAGGAAGAGAACAAGGAAAATGAAGAGGAAAAAGAGCCACTCTGCTTGGAAACGGAAGAAACCTCCGCGCCCCTGCTGGCTGGTGTGGGCTGCATCGCCGGCTGGACAGCGGGCATGCTTGGCCTTGGTGGAGGACTCGTGCTCGTCCCACTGATGAGTGGGCCTTTTTCAGTCCCGATCCATCAAGCCATTCGACTCAGCACAGTCGCCGTGTTGTGCTCAGCGAGCGCAGCATCCCTGCAATTTCTGCATGAGGGCCGGGGCATTCCTTGGATGGGGCTCACGCTGGGAAGTGTGGCAGCACTGGCGGCCCAATGGACAGCAAGGCGCCTCGATCTTTTTGATTCGGCTGTGTTGGTTCGTTGTCTACGAGGACTGGCCATCGTCTTGGCCGTCGATAGCAGCCGACGAGCCATTCAACTTGTCCTGAGTCAACCCCACTTGTTCATGCACTAA